The Streptococcus mitis genome has a segment encoding these proteins:
- a CDS encoding ABC transporter ATP-binding protein translates to MSIIQKLWWFFKLEKRRYLVGIVALVLVSVLNLIPPMVMGRVIDAITSEQLTQQDLLLDLFYLLLAAFGMYYLRYVWRMYILGTSYRLGQIMRSRLFEHFTKMSPAFYQTYRTGDLMAHATNDINALTRLAGGGVMSAVDASITALVTLLTMLFSISWQMTLVAILPLPFMAYATSRLGRKTHKAFGESQAAFSELNNKVQESVSGIKVTKSFGYQADELMSFQTVNELTFQKNLQTMKYDSLFDPMVLLFVGSSYVLTLLVGSLMVQKGQITVGNLVTFISYLDMLVWPLMAIGFLFNITQRGKVSYQRIEELLSQESPVKDPEFPLDGIENGRLEYAIDSFAFENEETLTDIHFSLEKGQTLGLVGQTGSGKTSLIKLLLREYDVDKGAIYLNDHDIRDYRLTDLRGLMGYVPQDQFLFATSILDNIRFGNPNLPLSAVEEATKLAQVYKDIVDMPQGFDTLIGEKGVSLSGGQKQRLAMSRAMILDPDILILDDSLSAVDAKTEYAIIDNLKETRKDKTTIITAHRLSAVVHADLILVLQNGQIIERGRHEDLLALNGWYAQTYQSQQLEMKGEEDAE, encoded by the coding sequence ATGTCCATTATTCAAAAACTTTGGTGGTTTTTCAAGTTAGAAAAACGCCGTTATTTAGTCGGGATTGTGGCTCTGGTCTTGGTTTCCGTCCTCAATCTCATTCCCCCTATGGTTATGGGGCGGGTCATTGATGCCATCACATCGGAGCAATTAACCCAGCAGGACCTTCTTCTTGACCTATTTTACTTGCTCCTTGCAGCCTTTGGGATGTATTATCTGCGCTATGTTTGGCGTATGTATATCCTCGGAACCTCCTACCGTTTGGGGCAGATTATGCGGTCTCGCTTATTTGAGCATTTCACAAAAATGTCTCCAGCCTTTTATCAGACCTATCGAACGGGAGACCTGATGGCACACGCTACAAATGATATCAATGCCTTAACCCGTCTGGCAGGCGGCGGTGTTATGTCTGCGGTGGATGCCTCCATCACAGCTTTAGTGACCTTGCTAACCATGCTTTTTAGCATCTCATGGCAAATGACCTTAGTTGCCATTTTGCCCCTGCCTTTCATGGCTTATGCGACCAGTCGTCTAGGGAGAAAGACCCACAAGGCCTTTGGTGAATCACAGGCTGCCTTTTCTGAACTCAATAATAAGGTGCAGGAGTCTGTATCAGGTATTAAAGTGACCAAGTCTTTCGGGTATCAGGCGGACGAGTTGATGTCCTTTCAGACAGTCAATGAATTGACCTTCCAAAAGAATCTCCAAACCATGAAATACGATAGTCTCTTTGACCCCATGGTTCTCTTGTTTGTTGGTTCGTCCTATGTTTTAACTCTCTTGGTCGGCTCTTTGATGGTTCAGAAAGGGCAAATCACGGTTGGGAATCTGGTCACCTTTATCAGCTACTTGGATATGCTAGTTTGGCCTCTTATGGCCATTGGTTTCCTCTTTAATATCACTCAGCGAGGCAAGGTTTCTTACCAACGGATTGAGGAACTTTTATCTCAGGAATCACCTGTAAAAGACCCTGAGTTTCCTCTGGACGGTATTGAAAATGGACGTTTGGAGTACGCTATTGACAGCTTTGCCTTTGAAAATGAGGAGACACTGACGGATATTCACTTTAGTTTAGAAAAAGGACAAACCCTAGGCTTGGTCGGACAGACAGGCTCTGGGAAAACGTCCTTGATTAAGCTCCTCTTGCGTGAATACGATGTGGATAAGGGAGCTATTTATCTAAACGATCACGATATTCGTGATTATCGTCTGACAGACCTTCGTGGTCTCATGGGCTATGTCCCTCAAGATCAGTTTCTCTTTGCGACCTCTATCTTAGACAATATCCGCTTCGGCAATCCTAATTTGCCCCTTTCAGCGGTCGAGGAAGCGACTAAACTAGCTCAAGTTTATAAAGATATTGTGGACATGCCTCAGGGATTTGATACGCTGATCGGTGAAAAGGGAGTCAGTCTCTCAGGTGGTCAAAAGCAACGTCTGGCTATGAGTAGGGCTATGATTTTAGACCCTGATATCTTGATTCTAGATGATTCCTTGTCAGCCGTGGATGCCAAGACAGAGTATGCGATTATCGACAATCTCAAGGAGACGCGCAAGGACAAGACAACTATTATTACAGCACATCGACTCAGTGCAGTTGTCCATGCAGATTTGATTTTAGTCCTGCAAAATGGCCAAATTATCGAACGAGGCAGGCACGAAGACCTGCTAGCTTTGAATGGCTGGTATGCCCAGACCTACCAGTCTCAACAGTTGGAAATGAAAGGAGAAGAAGATGCAGAATAA
- a CDS encoding ABC transporter ATP-binding protein, whose translation MQNKQEQWTVLKRLMSYLKPYGLLTFLALSFLLATTIIKSVIPLVASHFIDQYLSNLNQLALTVLLAYYGLYILQTLVQYVGNILFARVSYSIVRDIRRDAFANMEKLGMSYFDKTPAGSIVSRLTNDTETISDMFSGILSSFISAVFIFLTTLYTMLVLDFRLTALVLLFLPLIFLLVNLYRKKSVKIIEKTRSLLSDINSKLAENIEGIRIIQAFNQEKRLQSEFDEINQEHLVYANRSVALDALFLRPAMSLLKLLGYAVLMAYFGYRGLYLGITAGTMYAFIQYINRLFDPLIEVTQNFSTLQTSMVSAGRVFALIDERTYEPLQEDGQAKVKEGNIRFEHVCFSYDGKHPILDDISFSVNKGETIAFVGHTGSGKSSIINVLMRFYEFQSGRVLLDDVDIRNYSQEELRKNIGLVLQDPFLYHGTIKSNIAMYQEISDDQVQAAAAFVDADSFIQELPQGYDAPVSERGSSFSTGQRQLLAFARTVSSQPKILILDEATANIDSETESLVQASLAKMRQGRTTIAIAHRLSTIQDANCIYVLDKGRIIESGTHEELLALGGTYHKMYSLQAGAMA comes from the coding sequence ATGCAGAATAAACAAGAACAATGGACTGTATTGAAGCGCTTGATGTCTTATCTCAAGCCTTATGGACTCCTGACTTTTTTGGCACTTAGTTTTCTCCTAGCGACTACAATCATAAAAAGTGTCATTCCCCTTGTGGCTTCCCACTTTATTGACCAGTATCTCAGCAATCTCAACCAACTCGCTTTGACCGTTTTGCTGGCCTACTATGGCCTTTATATCCTACAAACTCTGGTCCAGTATGTTGGCAATATTCTCTTTGCGAGGGTATCCTACAGTATTGTTAGGGATATTCGTCGCGATGCCTTTGCCAATATGGAGAAACTAGGCATGTCTTACTTTGACAAGACGCCAGCAGGCTCTATCGTCTCTCGTTTGACAAATGATACTGAGACCATCAGTGATATGTTTTCAGGGATTTTATCTAGCTTTATCTCAGCAGTTTTCATCTTTCTGACAACTCTTTATACCATGTTGGTATTGGATTTTCGTTTGACAGCATTAGTCTTGCTCTTTCTCCCCTTGATTTTCCTTTTGGTCAATCTCTATCGAAAAAAATCAGTGAAAATCATTGAGAAAACCAGAAGTCTCTTGTCAGATATCAATAGCAAGCTGGCTGAAAACATAGAGGGAATCAGAATAATCCAGGCCTTTAATCAAGAGAAGCGCCTACAGTCAGAGTTTGATGAAATCAACCAAGAACATTTGGTCTATGCCAACCGTTCTGTAGCCTTGGATGCCCTCTTTTTGCGTCCTGCCATGAGTTTGCTGAAACTCTTAGGTTATGCAGTCTTGATGGCTTACTTTGGCTATCGTGGCCTTTATCTGGGAATAACGGCAGGAACCATGTATGCCTTTATCCAGTATATCAATCGTCTCTTTGATCCTCTGATTGAGGTGACGCAAAACTTTTCAACCCTTCAAACGTCCATGGTGTCTGCAGGCCGTGTATTTGCCTTGATTGATGAGAGGACCTATGAGCCTCTTCAAGAAGATGGGCAAGCTAAAGTCAAAGAAGGCAATATCCGTTTTGAACATGTATGTTTCTCTTATGATGGCAAACATCCGATTCTGGATGACATTTCCTTCTCCGTTAACAAGGGTGAGACCATTGCTTTTGTGGGTCATACAGGTTCAGGGAAATCTTCGATTATTAATGTCCTCATGCGCTTTTATGAATTCCAGTCAGGGCGAGTTCTCTTGGACGATGTGGATATTAGGAACTATAGTCAGGAAGAGTTGAGAAAAAACATTGGTCTGGTCTTGCAGGATCCCTTCCTCTATCATGGGACCATTAAGTCCAATATCGCCATGTACCAAGAAATCAGTGATGACCAGGTCCAGGCTGCAGCAGCCTTCGTGGATGCAGATTCCTTTATTCAAGAACTTCCTCAGGGATATGACGCCCCTGTTTCTGAGCGTGGTTCGAGTTTCTCTACTGGTCAGCGTCAGCTTCTTGCCTTTGCCAGAACAGTCTCCAGTCAGCCTAAAATTCTGATTTTGGATGAAGCGACAGCCAATATTGACTCTGAAACAGAAAGTCTAGTTCAAGCTTCTCTGGCGAAGATGAGACAGGGGCGGACAACCATTGCCATTGCTCACCGCCTTTCTACCATCCAAGACGCCAACTGCATCTATGTTTTGGACAAGGGGCGCATTATCGAGAGCGGAACTCATGAAGAACTCTTGGCCTTGGGAGGGACCTATCACAAGATGTATAGCTTGCAGGCAGGGGCCATGGCCTAA
- a CDS encoding sugar transferase, translating to MLKWEDLPVEMKSSEVESYYQLVSKRKGSLIFKRCLDWVLAVVLLILTSPIFLILSIWIKLDSKGPVIYKQERVTQYNRPFKIWKFRTMVTDADKKGSLVTSANDSRITKVGNFIRRVRLDELPQLVNVLKGEMSFVGTRPEVPRYTEQYSPEMMATLLLPAGITSPASINYKDEDTIISQMTEKGLSVDQAYVEHVLPEKMRYNLAYLREFSFLGDIKIMFQTVFEVLK from the coding sequence ATGCTGAAATGGGAAGACTTGCCCGTGGAAATGAAATCAAGCGAGGTTGAGTCTTACTACCAGCTTGTCTCTAAAAGGAAGGGTTCGCTGATTTTTAAGCGTTGCTTGGACTGGGTTCTAGCCGTAGTCTTGCTGATTCTGACCTCTCCTATCTTTCTCATCTTGAGCATTTGGATCAAGTTGGATAGCAAGGGGCCAGTGATTTATAAGCAAGAGCGCGTGACCCAGTACAATCGACCTTTCAAGATTTGGAAGTTCCGTACCATGGTGACGGATGCGGATAAAAAAGGGAGTCTAGTGACTTCTGCTAACGATAGCCGCATTACCAAGGTTGGGAATTTCATCCGCCGTGTCCGTTTGGACGAACTGCCTCAGTTGGTCAATGTTCTTAAAGGTGAGATGTCCTTTGTAGGGACGCGTCCTGAAGTACCTCGTTACACAGAGCAGTATAGCCCTGAAATGATGGCGACCTTGCTCTTACCAGCAGGGATTACCTCTCCAGCCAGCATCAACTACAAGGATGAGGACACCATCATCAGTCAAATGACGGAGAAAGGTTTGTCAGTTGACCAGGCCTATGTCGAACACGTCCTTCCTGAAAAGATGCGCTATAACCTCGCCTATCTCCGAGAGTTTAGTTTCCTTGGAGACATCAAAATCATGTTTCAAACCGTGTTTGAAGTGCTAAAATAA
- a CDS encoding DegT/DnrJ/EryC1/StrS family aminotransferase, with amino-acid sequence MPNYNIPFSPPDITEAEIAEVADTLRSGWITTGPKTKELERRLSQYTQTPKTVCLNSATAALELILRVLEVGPGDEVIVPAMTYTASCSVITHVGATPVMVDIQADTFEMDYDLLEQAITEKTKVIIPVELAGIVCDYDRLFQVVEKKRDLFTASSKWQKAFNRIVIVSDSAHALGSTYKGQPAGSIADFTSFSFHAVKNFTTAEGGSATWKANPAIDDEEMYKEFQILSLHGQTKDALAKMQLGSWEYDIVTPAYKCNMTDIMASLGLVQLDRYPSLLERRKEIVNRYDRGFAGSRIHPLAHKTETVESSRHLYITHVEGASLEERNLIIQELAKAGIASNVHYKPLPLLTAYKNLGFDMANYPKAYAFFENEITLPLHTKLSDEEVDYIIETFKTVSEKVLASSKKL; translated from the coding sequence ATGCCAAATTACAATATTCCATTTTCACCACCCGATATTACGGAAGCAGAAATTGCTGAAGTAGCGGATACCCTGCGTTCTGGTTGGATCACAACAGGTCCTAAGACAAAAGAACTAGAGCGTCGCTTGTCTCAATATACACAGACACCTAAGACCGTCTGCCTCAACTCTGCGACTGCCGCTCTTGAGTTGATTTTACGCGTTTTGGAAGTGGGACCTGGTGATGAAGTCATCGTTCCAGCCATGACCTATACAGCTTCATGTAGTGTCATCACTCACGTGGGAGCAACTCCTGTCATGGTGGATATCCAAGCAGATACGTTTGAGATGGACTATGACCTGCTTGAGCAAGCTATCACTGAAAAGACCAAGGTGATCATCCCAGTAGAGCTTGCAGGGATTGTTTGCGACTACGACCGTTTGTTCCAAGTTGTGGAGAAGAAACGTGATCTCTTTACCGCTTCAAGCAAGTGGCAAAAAGCCTTTAACCGTATCGTGATTGTTTCTGATAGTGCCCATGCTTTGGGATCTACTTATAAAGGGCAACCAGCTGGTTCTATCGCTGACTTTACTTCCTTCTCATTCCACGCCGTTAAGAACTTTACAACTGCAGAAGGTGGAAGTGCCACTTGGAAAGCCAATCCAGCGATTGACGACGAAGAAATGTACAAGGAGTTCCAAATTCTTTCCCTTCACGGACAAACTAAGGATGCTCTTGCTAAGATGCAACTGGGTTCATGGGAATACGATATCGTCACACCAGCCTACAAGTGTAATATGACCGATATTATGGCTTCCCTTGGTTTGGTACAATTGGACCGCTACCCAAGTTTGCTAGAACGTCGTAAGGAGATCGTGAACCGCTATGATCGTGGTTTTGCAGGTTCTCGTATCCATCCATTGGCACACAAGACTGAAACTGTCGAATCTTCACGCCACCTCTACATCACCCATGTAGAAGGAGCGAGTTTAGAAGAACGCAATCTTATTATCCAAGAATTAGCTAAAGCAGGAATTGCAAGCAATGTCCACTACAAACCGCTTCCGCTTTTGACAGCCTATAAGAATCTTGGTTTTGATATGGCGAACTATCCTAAGGCTTATGCCTTCTTTGAAAATGAAATTACGCTTCCTCTTCACACTAAACTAAGCGATGAAGAAGTGGATTATATCATTGAGACTTTCAAAACAGTTTCTGAAAAAGTACTAGCTTCATCAAAAAAATTGTAA
- the trpB gene encoding tryptophan synthase subunit beta: protein MTTKGYFGQFGGSFVPEPIQALLDELEVTFDKYKDDPEFLAEFRHYLKDYSGRETPLYFAESLTDHLGGAKIYLKREDLNHLGSHKLNNVLGQILLAKRMGKKRVIAETGAGQHGVATAAAAAKFGMACDVYMGAEDVERQRLNVFRMEMMGATVHAVETGTRTLKDAVDAAFGAWMNDLEAFYVLGSAVGPHPYPTIVHEFQKVISEESRRQILEKEGRLPDYVIACVGGGSNAIGAFSQYVADEEVKLVGVEAAGHGLDTDKHAATMTKGSIGIVDGMKTYAVFKEDGELAPVYSISAGLDYPGVGPEHAYFKDSGRVEYVAATDEEAVQALLLLSKTEGIIPAIESSHAIAEAVKRAPKLSKDEIIIINVSGRGDKDVAAIADYLEAKK from the coding sequence ATGACAACTAAAGGTTATTTTGGACAATTTGGTGGTAGTTTTGTACCGGAACCGATTCAGGCTTTGTTGGATGAGTTGGAAGTGACATTTGACAAGTACAAGGATGATCCAGAGTTTTTGGCAGAGTTTCGCCATTACTTAAAAGACTATTCAGGTCGCGAAACACCGCTTTATTTTGCAGAAAGTTTGACAGATCACTTAGGTGGGGCTAAGATTTATCTCAAGCGCGAAGATCTTAACCATCTGGGTTCTCACAAGCTTAATAACGTTTTAGGACAAATTCTTCTTGCTAAACGTATGGGCAAAAAACGAGTGATCGCAGAAACAGGAGCTGGTCAACATGGTGTTGCGACAGCAGCGGCTGCAGCCAAGTTTGGTATGGCCTGTGATGTCTACATGGGGGCAGAGGATGTGGAGCGTCAACGTCTCAATGTCTTCCGCATGGAGATGATGGGAGCAACTGTTCACGCGGTTGAAACTGGAACTCGTACCCTCAAGGATGCGGTAGATGCAGCCTTTGGAGCATGGATGAATGACCTTGAAGCCTTCTACGTTTTGGGATCTGCTGTAGGCCCACATCCTTATCCTACAATTGTTCACGAATTCCAAAAGGTCATCAGTGAAGAATCTCGTCGTCAAATCTTGGAAAAAGAAGGACGTTTGCCAGATTACGTTATTGCCTGTGTCGGTGGTGGTTCAAATGCCATTGGTGCTTTTTCACAGTATGTGGCTGATGAAGAAGTCAAACTGGTTGGGGTCGAAGCTGCTGGTCACGGACTTGACACAGACAAGCACGCAGCGACTATGACAAAAGGAAGTATTGGAATTGTTGACGGCATGAAGACCTATGCAGTCTTTAAGGAAGATGGAGAGCTAGCTCCAGTTTACTCTATCTCAGCTGGTTTGGACTATCCAGGTGTCGGACCAGAACACGCCTACTTTAAAGACTCAGGTCGCGTGGAATATGTTGCTGCGACAGACGAAGAAGCTGTTCAAGCCCTGCTCCTTCTCAGCAAGACAGAAGGAATTATCCCAGCGATTGAAAGTTCGCACGCTATCGCAGAAGCGGTTAAACGTGCACCAAAACTAAGTAAAGATGAAATTATCATTATCAATGTCTCTGGTCGTGGAGACAAGGACGTAGCTGCGATTGCAGACTACCTAGAAGCTAAAAAATAA
- the trpE gene encoding anthranilate synthase component I, with product MERIIHGDVLSPILAYMRLKGQHKVILESIPRDKETARFSILAYNPVFEIKFENGVLYQNGQVIDRDPLDFLYEVTHKRQHHSDLPFGGGAIGFVGYDMISLYEEIGQIPQDTIGTPDMHFFVYESYMVFDHKKEKIHVIEDALYSERSQEDLEEALNQVLEELRIPAPNEFEDLDLSPLDFKPHIAPQKFEEMVETARDLIRNGDMFQCVLSQRFSAEVTGNPFDFYRNLRVTNPSNYLYFYDFGDYQIIGASPESLVSVKNGIVTTNPIAGTRPRGATDEEDKDLATDLLSDEKETAEHRMLVDLGRNDIGRISETASVQVTKYMEVELFRYVMHLTSVVKGCLLPDLTAMDALKATLPAGTVSGAPKIRAMRRIYELETEKRGVYAGAIGYLSATGDMDFAIAIRTMILKNQTAYVQAGAGIVYDSIAQNEYQETINKAKSMTRIGELRP from the coding sequence ATGGAACGAATCATTCATGGAGATGTCTTATCACCAATCTTGGCTTATATGCGCCTAAAGGGGCAACACAAGGTTATCTTAGAGAGTATTCCGAGAGACAAGGAAACAGCTCGTTTTTCTATCCTAGCCTATAATCCTGTTTTTGAGATTAAGTTTGAAAATGGAGTCCTTTATCAAAATGGTCAAGTGATTGATCGTGATCCCTTGGATTTTCTTTATGAAGTGACTCATAAGAGACAGCACCATTCAGACCTCCCTTTTGGTGGTGGGGCAATTGGTTTTGTTGGTTACGATATGATTTCGCTTTATGAAGAAATTGGTCAAATCCCTCAAGATACGATTGGAACGCCAGACATGCATTTCTTCGTCTATGAGAGTTACATGGTCTTTGACCACAAGAAGGAAAAAATCCATGTCATCGAGGATGCTCTTTATAGTGAGCGTAGCCAAGAAGACTTGGAAGAAGCCTTGAACCAAGTGCTTGAGGAATTACGCATTCCTGCTCCAAATGAATTTGAAGACTTGGATCTATCTCCACTGGACTTCAAACCGCATATCGCTCCTCAGAAGTTTGAGGAAATGGTGGAAACAGCTCGTGACTTGATTCGTAATGGCGATATGTTCCAATGTGTACTCAGTCAGCGCTTCTCAGCAGAAGTTACTGGAAATCCATTTGACTTCTACAGAAATCTCCGCGTGACTAATCCTTCTAATTACCTTTATTTCTATGATTTTGGGGATTATCAAATCATCGGAGCTAGTCCAGAAAGTTTGGTTTCTGTCAAAAATGGCATCGTGACAACCAATCCGATTGCAGGGACACGACCAAGAGGCGCTACGGATGAAGAAGACAAGGATTTGGCGACAGACCTGCTTTCGGATGAGAAGGAAACAGCAGAGCATCGGATGTTAGTAGACTTGGGACGAAATGATATTGGCCGCATCTCTGAAACGGCCAGTGTTCAAGTCACTAAGTATATGGAAGTGGAGCTCTTCCGCTATGTCATGCATTTGACCAGTGTGGTCAAAGGGTGTTTGCTTCCAGACCTCACTGCCATGGATGCCTTGAAAGCAACACTTCCTGCTGGAACTGTTTCTGGAGCACCAAAAATTCGCGCGATGAGACGTATCTATGAACTGGAAACAGAAAAACGAGGCGTATACGCAGGAGCAATCGGCTACTTGTCTGCGACGGGTGATATGGACTTCGCCATTGCTATCCGAACGATGATTCTCAAAAATCAAACAGCCTATGTGCAGGCTGGGGCAGGGATTGTCTACGACTCTATTGCCCAAAACGAATACCAAGAAACCATTAACAAAGCAAAATCTATGACTAGAATTGGAGAACTAAGACCATGA
- a CDS encoding aminodeoxychorismate/anthranilate synthase component II produces MILLIDNYDSFTYNLAQYIGNFAEVQVLRNDDPRLYEEAGKADGLVFSPGPGWPVDAGKMEDMIRDFAGKKPILGICLGHQAIAEVFGGKLGLAPKVMHGKQSNISFEAPSVLYQGIEDGRAVMRYHSILIEEMPEDFEVTARSTDDQAIMGIQHKNLPIYGFQYHPESIGTPDGLSSIRNFIEKVVK; encoded by the coding sequence ATGATTTTATTAATTGACAACTATGATTCTTTTACTTATAACTTGGCCCAATACATTGGGAATTTTGCAGAAGTTCAGGTCTTGAGAAATGATGATCCCAGGCTGTATGAAGAAGCTGGAAAAGCAGATGGTCTGGTCTTTTCGCCCGGTCCTGGTTGGCCAGTTGATGCTGGAAAGATGGAAGACATGATTCGTGATTTTGCTGGCAAGAAGCCGATTCTTGGGATTTGTTTGGGCCACCAAGCTATCGCAGAAGTCTTTGGCGGTAAGCTAGGCTTGGCTCCCAAAGTCATGCATGGGAAACAGAGCAATATCAGCTTTGAAGCGCCATCTGTTTTGTATCAAGGCATCGAGGACGGCCGTGCGGTCATGCGTTACCACAGTATTTTGATTGAAGAAATGCCAGAAGACTTTGAAGTGACAGCTCGTTCAACTGATGACCAAGCTATTATGGGAATTCAACACAAAAATCTTCCAATTTATGGCTTCCAGTACCATCCAGAAAGTATCGGAACGCCAGATGGCTTGTCTTCTATTCGGAATTTTATCGAGAAGGTTGTAAAGTGA
- the trpD gene encoding anthranilate phosphoribosyltransferase, producing the protein MKEIIEKLAKFENLSGVEMTDVIERIVTGRVTEAQIASLLLALKMKGETPEERTAIAQVMRGHAQHIPTEIHDAMDNCGTGGDKSFSFNISTTAAFVLAGGGVHMAKHGNRSISSKSGSADVLEALGINLDLKPAELGKVFDKTGIVFLFAKNMHPAMKYIMPARLELGIPTIMNLTGPLIHPMALETQLLGISRPELLESTAQVLKNMGRKRAIVVAGPEGLDEAGLNGTTKIALLENGEITLSSFTPEDLGMERYAIEDIRGGNAQENAEILLSVLKNEPSPFLETTVLNAGLGFYANGKVASIKDGVALARQVIASGKALEKLRLLQEYQK; encoded by the coding sequence ATGAAAGAGATTATTGAAAAACTAGCAAAATTTGAAAATTTATCAGGTGTGGAAATGACGGATGTCATTGAGCGTATCGTAACTGGGCGTGTAACTGAAGCGCAAATTGCTTCTCTCCTCTTAGCTCTTAAGATGAAGGGGGAAACACCTGAAGAACGCACAGCCATTGCCCAAGTCATGAGAGGGCATGCCCAACATATTCCAACTGAAATTCATGATGCCATGGACAACTGTGGTACAGGTGGGGACAAATCTTTTAGCTTTAACATTTCGACAACTGCAGCCTTTGTCTTGGCTGGTGGCGGTGTTCACATGGCCAAGCATGGTAACCGCTCGATTTCTTCTAAATCTGGTTCTGCAGATGTCCTCGAAGCCTTGGGCATCAACCTAGACCTCAAACCAGCTGAACTAGGTAAGGTCTTTGATAAAACTGGAATCGTCTTTCTCTTCGCTAAAAATATGCACCCAGCTATGAAATACATCATGCCAGCTCGTTTGGAATTGGGAATTCCAACCATTATGAACTTGACTGGTCCCCTGATTCACCCAATGGCCTTGGAAACACAGCTTCTTGGAATTAGTCGTCCAGAACTTCTAGAAAGTACAGCTCAGGTTTTGAAAAATATGGGTCGCAAACGTGCCATCGTGGTTGCTGGGCCAGAAGGACTGGATGAAGCTGGTTTGAATGGAACAACCAAGATTGCTCTTCTTGAAAATGGCGAAATCACCTTGTCAAGCTTTACTCCAGAGGATTTGGGGATGGAGCGCTACGCTATCGAAGATATCCGTGGTGGCAATGCTCAGGAAAATGCAGAAATTTTGCTCAGCGTTCTTAAAAACGAACCAAGTCCATTCTTGGAAACGACAGTTTTAAATGCTGGTCTTGGTTTCTATGCTAATGGTAAGGTGGCTAGTATTAAGGATGGAGTTGCCTTAGCTCGTCAAGTCATTGCTAGTGGCAAGGCCCTTGAAAAACTCAGACTGTTACAGGAGTACCAAAAATGA
- the trpC gene encoding indole-3-glycerol phosphate synthase TrpC, whose translation MSQEFLARILEQKAREVEQMELEKIQHLRQTYRLADYLKQHQDRLQVIAEVKKASPSLGDINLDVDIVQQAQTYEANGAVMISVLTDEVFFKGHLDYLREISSQVEIPTLNKDFIIDEKQIIRARNAGATVILLIVAALSEERLKELYDYATELGLEVLVETHNLAELEVAHRLGAEIIGVNNRNLTTFEVDLQTSVDLAQHFEEGRYYISESAIFTGQDAERVAPSFNGILVGTALMQAEDVAQRIKELQIDKG comes from the coding sequence ATGAGTCAGGAATTTTTAGCACGAATTTTAGAGCAGAAAGCGCGTGAGGTTGAGCAGATGGAGCTGGAGAAAATTCAGCACCTGCGCCAGACCTATCGCTTGGCTGACTATCTAAAACAACACCAAGACCGTTTACAGGTAATCGCTGAAGTCAAGAAAGCTAGTCCTAGTCTGGGAGATATCAATCTCGATGTGGATATTGTGCAACAGGCCCAGACTTATGAAGCGAATGGCGCAGTGATGATTTCGGTTTTGACAGATGAAGTCTTCTTTAAAGGGCATTTGGATTATCTACGAGAGATTTCCAGTCAGGTAGAGATTCCGACGCTTAACAAGGACTTTATCATCGATGAAAAGCAAATCATCCGTGCTCGCAATGCAGGTGCGACAGTCATCTTGCTTATTGTCGCTGCCTTGTCAGAAGAACGCCTTAAGGAACTCTATGACTACGCGACAGAGCTTGGTCTAGAAGTCTTGGTGGAGACTCACAATCTAGCTGAACTAGAAGTGGCTCATAGACTTGGTGCTGAGATTATTGGGGTTAATAACCGCAATTTGACGACCTTTGAAGTCGACTTGCAGACCAGTGTAGATTTGGCCCAGCACTTTGAAGAAGGTCGCTATTATATTTCTGAATCTGCCATTTTCACAGGGCAGGATGCGGAACGAGTAGCACCATCCTTTAACGGAATTTTGGTTGGGACAGCTCTCATGCAGGCGGAAGATGTAGCCCAGAGAATCAAGGAGTTGCAGATTGACAAAGGTTAA